A stretch of the Paenibacillus dendritiformis genome encodes the following:
- a CDS encoding rRNA adenine N(6)-methyltransferase family protein: protein MSKNNYSPREKSGISNFSAQHLLISKRVINELIDLARIRPTDTILDIGAGAGAITFPAAEKAGQVLAIESDPVLAGKIEKKMGKGTNIRVRQADILRTSLPKAPFSVVANIPYSITTPILGKLLDQPAVPLQRAVLIIEKGAAKRFTAAPITDPRILVWRMWHDIRLVRTVSPHHFAPPPRVDSAVVTICKKPAPAVPLKHHARFLALASHALRYPLLPFGAALSEIFTSPQLARLARTLRTDRTMPISHLQERQWGELFHAMLRHVEPCRWPRMPKKNARGLRNRRK, encoded by the coding sequence GTGTCCAAAAACAACTATTCCCCGCGTGAAAAGTCCGGGATCTCCAACTTTTCCGCCCAACATCTATTAATCAGCAAGCGCGTGATCAACGAATTAATCGACCTGGCCCGGATTCGGCCAACCGATACGATATTGGATATTGGCGCAGGAGCGGGAGCCATTACCTTCCCGGCTGCGGAGAAAGCGGGACAGGTGCTGGCCATTGAAAGCGATCCTGTCCTCGCCGGCAAAATCGAGAAGAAGATGGGGAAAGGAACCAATATCCGCGTCAGACAGGCGGATATTTTGCGGACGTCCTTGCCTAAGGCTCCGTTCTCCGTCGTAGCGAATATTCCTTATTCGATCACGACGCCGATCTTAGGCAAGCTGCTTGACCAGCCGGCCGTGCCGCTGCAGCGGGCCGTGCTCATTATCGAAAAAGGAGCGGCCAAACGCTTTACCGCCGCTCCGATTACCGATCCGCGCATTCTCGTCTGGAGAATGTGGCATGATATCCGGCTGGTGCGAACGGTGTCGCCGCACCATTTTGCGCCGCCTCCGCGCGTTGATTCGGCGGTGGTGACGATCTGCAAGAAACCCGCCCCTGCGGTTCCCCTGAAGCATCATGCGAGGTTTCTCGCGTTGGCGTCGCATGCGCTGCGGTATCCGCTTCTGCCGTTCGGTGCAGCGCTATCGGAGATATTCACGTCCCCTCAGCTTGCGAGGCTGGCGCGAACGCTGAGAACCGACCGGACGATGCCGATCAGCCATCTGCAGGAGCGGCAATGGGGAGAGCTGTTCCACGCCATGCTTCGGCATGTGGAGCCTTGTCGCTGGCCGAGGATGCCGAAGAAAAATGCGCGAGGCTTACGGAATCGCAGAAAATAA
- a CDS encoding response regulator, translating into MRAVLVDDEHLALRGLKEMLESDIGGIEIVDMCSEPRQVVELMTRHRPDVVFLDIHMPEINGLKLGEELKAAVPGIEIVFVTGYDRYAVKAFELYALDYIMKPIESERLRRTVQRLRDRLHTSQKKRLEINRPCIFCFNQLRFQLPGKEPQMFKWRTSKAQELFAYLLHHRGRMIERSTLIELLWPDFEMSRAVQQLYATVYQIRQTLKNSGMDSISIQNGDLEVGYRLEVGDVQIDVEEWERQLKQLDAPDLARIEGYEHVLKQFEGNYLGDYEYLWAEYERERLRQLWLQHARNLSRFYVEQGRLQAAVQVNQRIQQQLPDEEETYFTLMMLYDELGDTGGVEEQYWLLTARIEGDLESAVPRSIYAWYEQWRQKNYAI; encoded by the coding sequence ATGCGAGCCGTATTGGTTGATGATGAGCACTTGGCACTAAGGGGGCTCAAGGAAATGCTGGAAAGCGATATCGGCGGCATTGAGATTGTCGATATGTGCTCGGAGCCGCGGCAGGTGGTGGAGTTGATGACGAGACACCGCCCCGATGTTGTCTTCCTTGATATCCATATGCCGGAGATAAATGGGCTGAAGCTGGGAGAGGAACTGAAGGCGGCCGTGCCCGGCATCGAGATTGTGTTCGTGACGGGATATGATCGGTATGCCGTGAAGGCATTTGAGCTCTATGCGCTGGATTATATAATGAAGCCCATTGAATCGGAGCGCCTCCGGCGAACCGTCCAGCGGTTGCGAGACCGGCTGCATACAAGTCAAAAGAAGAGATTGGAGATAAATCGTCCCTGCATCTTCTGCTTCAATCAGCTCCGCTTCCAACTCCCGGGCAAGGAGCCTCAGATGTTCAAGTGGCGCACGAGCAAAGCGCAGGAGCTTTTTGCCTATTTGCTGCATCATCGCGGGCGCATGATCGAACGAAGTACACTTATTGAACTGCTGTGGCCGGACTTCGAAATGTCAAGGGCCGTCCAACAGTTGTATGCGACAGTGTACCAAATCCGGCAAACCCTGAAGAATAGCGGAATGGATTCGATATCGATCCAAAACGGAGATTTGGAGGTCGGGTACCGGCTGGAGGTTGGCGATGTCCAGATCGACGTGGAGGAATGGGAACGGCAGCTTAAGCAATTAGATGCGCCCGATCTTGCCCGGATTGAGGGATACGAGCATGTATTGAAGCAATTCGAGGGCAATTATCTTGGAGATTATGAGTACCTATGGGCGGAATACGAAAGGGAACGGCTTCGACAGCTATGGCTGCAGCATGCGAGAAATTTGAGCAGGTTTTATGTGGAGCAAGGAAGGCTGCAGGCGGCTGTTCAGGTCAACCAGCGCATTCAGCAGCAGCTTCCCGATGAGGAAGAGACGTATTTCACCCTAATGATGCTGTACGATGAATTAGGGGACACGGGCGGAGTGGAAGAGCAGTATTGGCTGCTCACGGCTCGAATCGAGGGGGACCTGGAATCCGCCGTCCCGCGCAGCATTTACGCCTGGTACGAACAATGGAGGCAAAAGAACTATGCAATCTAA